The proteins below come from a single Pandoraea apista genomic window:
- a CDS encoding amino acid permease, which translates to MSTTQPGFDSIVEREKGLHRGLSSGQLSMIAIGGAIGTGLFLGSAFAIGFAGPSVLLSYAIGGAIALLLMGCLAEMTVAHPTSGSFGAYAEHYIGPLAGFLVRYGYWSSIVFAVGTEVTAIAVYMKYWFPAVPGWYWIVGFSAGLIGINAASVKVFGAVEYAFSMLKIVAIVVFLILGAYVVFRAPQASGIGLANYTSHGGFFPKGAWGMWVAVIVSIFSYLSIEMIAVAAGEAQDPQRAITRAFRATMFRLVFFYLLTLALTLAVVPWSSAGEDGSPFVKVMAATHIPGAAGVINLVILVAALSAMNSQLYITTRMMFSLSRAGYAPRRFGEVSRNGVPVAALMLSTIGIALAVALNVLAPQASFTLMMSVSMFGAMFTWLMIFVTHLYFRRAHDAKSLTFRMWGYPYASLAGALLMLATLVTTYFTDEFRMTLVYGVPFIVALSAIYAVWYRQRAEVPASNAQGQEG; encoded by the coding sequence TTGAGTACGACACAACCGGGCTTCGACAGCATTGTCGAGCGAGAAAAAGGGCTGCATCGCGGCCTGAGCAGCGGGCAATTGTCGATGATTGCCATTGGCGGGGCGATCGGCACGGGCCTCTTTCTGGGCAGTGCGTTCGCCATCGGCTTTGCCGGACCGAGCGTGTTGCTGAGTTACGCCATCGGTGGCGCCATCGCGCTGTTGCTGATGGGGTGTCTGGCGGAGATGACGGTCGCGCATCCGACGTCGGGATCGTTCGGTGCCTATGCCGAACATTACATCGGGCCGCTGGCGGGGTTTCTGGTGCGCTATGGGTACTGGTCGTCGATCGTGTTCGCCGTCGGCACTGAGGTCACGGCCATCGCTGTGTACATGAAGTACTGGTTCCCGGCGGTGCCGGGCTGGTATTGGATCGTTGGCTTCTCGGCCGGACTGATCGGCATCAATGCGGCTAGCGTCAAGGTGTTCGGCGCGGTGGAATACGCGTTCTCGATGCTCAAGATCGTGGCCATCGTCGTGTTCCTGATCCTTGGGGCGTATGTCGTTTTCCGTGCGCCGCAAGCCAGCGGCATCGGGCTCGCCAACTACACCTCGCATGGCGGATTTTTCCCGAAGGGCGCGTGGGGCATGTGGGTGGCGGTCATCGTGTCGATCTTCAGCTATCTGAGCATCGAAATGATCGCGGTGGCGGCGGGCGAGGCGCAGGACCCGCAGCGCGCGATTACGCGTGCCTTCCGCGCGACGATGTTCCGGCTGGTGTTCTTCTATCTGCTCACGCTGGCGCTCACGCTTGCCGTCGTGCCGTGGAGTTCGGCGGGCGAAGACGGCAGCCCGTTCGTCAAGGTAATGGCCGCCACGCACATCCCGGGTGCGGCAGGCGTCATCAATCTGGTGATTCTCGTGGCGGCACTCTCCGCGATGAACAGCCAGCTTTACATCACGACGCGCATGATGTTCAGCCTGTCTCGCGCCGGCTACGCGCCGCGACGCTTCGGCGAGGTCAGCCGCAATGGTGTGCCGGTCGCGGCGCTCATGCTGTCGACCATCGGCATTGCGTTGGCCGTGGCGCTGAACGTGCTCGCACCGCAGGCGTCGTTCACGCTGATGATGTCCGTCTCGATGTTCGGGGCGATGTTCACTTGGCTGATGATCTTCGTGACCCACTTGTACTTCCGCCGTGCGCACGATGCGAAGTCGCTCACGTTCCGCATGTGGGGCTATCCGTACGCAAGTCTTGCCGGGGCGCTGCTCATGCTGGCAACACTCGTCACGACGTATTTCACCGACGAGTTCCGCATGACGCTGGTGTACGGCGTGCCGTTTATCGTGGCGCTGTCGGCGATCTATGCCGTGTGGTATCGCCAACGGGCGGAAGTGCCTGCATCGAATGCGCAGGGACAGGAGGGGTAA
- a CDS encoding VOC family protein, producing the protein MTSPKPKLNPKRLGHLVLVVRDIQKSAKFYTEVLGLTVSDWIGDQMVFLRAGSDHHDLALSQIPKDSPDIDDLPRYGRPGMEHFSYLVDSVEEMEQAVDVLRAHNVEIVRGIGRHGPGANYFLVFKDPDGNNVELYCEMTQIDDEHPYEAKVWERSIESFDRFRFERFVVPPPPGMVKDKSGGRA; encoded by the coding sequence ATGACAAGCCCCAAACCCAAGCTCAACCCGAAGCGACTCGGCCATCTGGTACTGGTCGTGCGCGATATCCAGAAGTCGGCGAAGTTCTATACCGAAGTGCTCGGCCTGACGGTTTCCGACTGGATTGGCGACCAGATGGTGTTCCTGCGCGCCGGTTCCGATCACCACGATCTGGCGCTTTCGCAGATTCCGAAGGACTCGCCGGACATCGACGATCTGCCACGCTACGGCCGTCCCGGCATGGAGCACTTTTCCTATCTCGTCGACAGCGTCGAGGAGATGGAGCAGGCGGTCGACGTGCTGCGCGCTCACAACGTCGAGATCGTGCGCGGTATCGGGCGTCACGGGCCGGGTGCTAACTATTTCCTGGTGTTCAAGGACCCGGACGGCAACAACGTCGAACTGTATTGCGAGATGACACAGATCGACGACGAACACCCCTACGAAGCGAAGGTGTGGGAGCGCTCCATCGAGAGCTTCGACCGCTTCCGTTTTGAGCGCTTCGTCGTGCCGCCCCCGCCGGGAATGGTCAAGGACAAGTCGGGCGGCCGCGCGTAG
- a CDS encoding porin, which produces MHGTLLAMALGMGACEVSQAQVQIYGHLTPMTDWVSVSAQQVPASAPRPTQAPAGAINAPTASGTRMMSGISYFGMRGKEDLGDGYAAIWQIETPVSIDGKSTGSIAGRNSNVGLSGPFGTAFLGNWDTPYQWSTLSVGSPVRNPYTGDLSTILSNPGFNVPNTTTQSGRVGNAADATFNRRQGNSLQYWSPDWAGFHMRLSYSLSQGGMTTPAGSISPQVFGAGLEYLNGPLRVRYAYEMHKDYFGLAWLGAPPSANPSNPGSRATGSRDDAHKVLIVFTYAHTKWVAGWDRLTYRTDDGTTGNLNRYQRDAFYAMVQHWFGGGQHSVWLGGGYAMNGACSRTGGAVCNTDGLGATQLNLGYRYDFSRRTDVYLAYYQVINRVWGSYGFSPRPTIGNGVNAPPGAHYRGIGFGIEHSF; this is translated from the coding sequence ATGCACGGCACCCTGCTGGCGATGGCCTTGGGCATGGGCGCTTGCGAGGTATCGCAGGCGCAGGTGCAAATCTATGGACACCTCACGCCGATGACAGACTGGGTCAGCGTGAGCGCACAACAGGTACCGGCGTCTGCGCCGCGTCCGACTCAGGCGCCGGCGGGCGCCATCAACGCGCCGACGGCGAGCGGCACGCGCATGATGTCGGGCATTTCGTACTTCGGCATGCGCGGCAAGGAGGACCTTGGCGACGGATATGCGGCGATCTGGCAGATCGAGACGCCCGTGTCGATCGACGGCAAGTCGACCGGTTCCATCGCAGGGCGCAACTCGAACGTGGGGCTGAGCGGACCGTTCGGGACGGCGTTTCTCGGCAACTGGGATACGCCGTATCAATGGTCGACGCTCTCGGTCGGCTCGCCGGTGAGAAATCCGTACACCGGCGATCTGAGCACGATCCTGAGCAATCCCGGCTTCAATGTGCCGAACACAACGACACAGTCGGGGCGTGTGGGTAACGCGGCCGACGCCACGTTCAACCGCCGTCAGGGCAACAGCCTTCAGTACTGGTCACCGGACTGGGCGGGGTTCCACATGCGGCTCTCGTATTCGCTCTCGCAGGGCGGCATGACCACGCCCGCAGGCAGCATTTCGCCGCAAGTGTTCGGTGCCGGGCTGGAGTATCTGAACGGCCCGCTGCGCGTGCGCTATGCGTACGAAATGCATAAGGACTACTTCGGGCTGGCGTGGCTCGGCGCGCCGCCCTCGGCTAATCCGTCCAATCCCGGCTCGCGTGCCACGGGCTCGCGCGACGACGCGCACAAAGTGCTGATTGTCTTCACTTATGCGCATACCAAATGGGTCGCGGGGTGGGATCGGCTGACCTACCGCACCGACGACGGCACCACGGGCAACCTGAACCGATACCAGCGCGACGCGTTTTACGCGATGGTCCAGCACTGGTTCGGCGGCGGTCAGCATTCCGTCTGGCTCGGTGGCGGCTATGCGATGAACGGTGCGTGCTCGCGTACGGGGGGCGCGGTGTGCAACACCGATGGCCTCGGCGCGACGCAGCTCAACCTTGGCTATCGCTACGACTTCTCGCGCCGCACCGACGTCTATCTCGCCTACTACCAGGTCATCAACCGCGTGTGGGGCAGCTACGGCTTTTCGCCGCGCCCGACGATAGGCAACGGCGTCAATGCGCCGCCGGGCGCGCACTACCGGGGCATCGGCTTCGGCATCGAACACAGTTTCTAA
- a CDS encoding dihydrodipicolinate synthase family protein: MVDHELTGAFAPVVTPFHADLTPDAPRFLAHCEWLLSHGVGLAPFGTNSEANSLGAGERMALLDHLVEHGLDVRRMLPGTGCCSLTETVALTRHAVARGCAGVLMLPPFFYKGIADDGLYDYYARVIEQVGDTRLRLYLYHIPALSGVPITLPVIERLIRDFPQTVVGIKDSSGDWNNLSAMLDAFPGFGIFPASESLVSRASARGAKGCISATVNINPQLIGRLCREWSSADGAALQAQADAVRTIVQSFPMIPALKAVLASHRDDRAWAQLRPPLSALTSEQHARLHAALAACGFALPG; this comes from the coding sequence ATGGTCGATCACGAATTGACCGGGGCGTTTGCGCCCGTCGTCACGCCGTTTCACGCGGATCTGACGCCGGATGCCCCCCGTTTTCTCGCGCATTGCGAATGGTTGCTCTCTCACGGCGTGGGCCTGGCCCCGTTCGGGACCAATAGCGAAGCAAACTCGCTGGGTGCCGGCGAACGCATGGCACTGCTCGATCATCTGGTCGAGCATGGGCTCGACGTGCGCCGCATGCTGCCGGGCACGGGTTGCTGCTCGCTAACCGAGACAGTCGCACTCACGCGTCACGCCGTGGCACGCGGCTGCGCCGGCGTACTCATGCTCCCGCCGTTCTTCTACAAAGGCATCGCCGACGACGGTTTGTACGACTACTACGCTCGGGTGATCGAGCAGGTCGGTGACACCCGTTTGCGGCTGTACCTCTATCACATCCCCGCACTCTCGGGCGTGCCGATCACATTGCCGGTGATCGAGCGCTTGATTCGAGACTTCCCGCAAACGGTCGTCGGCATCAAGGATAGTTCGGGCGACTGGAACAACCTGAGTGCGATGCTCGATGCTTTCCCCGGTTTCGGCATCTTCCCGGCATCGGAGTCGCTCGTGTCGCGCGCGTCCGCCAGGGGGGCGAAGGGCTGTATTTCGGCGACGGTCAACATCAATCCGCAGTTGATCGGACGGTTGTGCCGCGAGTGGTCGTCCGCAGACGGCGCCGCACTTCAGGCACAGGCCGATGCCGTTCGCACCATTGTGCAATCCTTCCCCATGATTCCGGCGCTCAAGGCGGTGCTGGCATCGCATCGCGACGACCGGGCTTGGGCGCAGTTGCGTCCGCCGCTCAGTGCGCTGACGAGCGAGCAACACGCGCGGCTGCACGCGGCGTTGGCCGCTTGCGGTTTCGCGTTACCGGGTTAA
- a CDS encoding ABC transporter ATP-binding protein gives MSTVTKTVTQLHAARHAGQTDEMPATPATAVLPQSAMIEVRHVDKTFAAKQRKASPVRILDDVSLSIADREFVSILGASGCGKSTLLRIVAGLVPHDGGEVRVAGQRVARPVPEIGVVFQTSNMLPWLTVRQNLLLGTRLRKIPKEKSEPRVQALLDMLGLAQFADHHPHELSGGMRQRASIGQILALEPKVLLMDEPFGALDALTRDNLNVELLRIWQEHRQTVLLVTHSIEEAVFLSDRVIVMSARPGKIQQEVVIDLPRPRSPQTIKQHPRYAGYIAQLSQLMGVY, from the coding sequence ATGAGTACCGTGACGAAAACCGTAACGCAACTCCACGCGGCGCGGCACGCCGGGCAGACCGACGAAATGCCCGCGACGCCGGCCACGGCAGTGCTGCCGCAAAGCGCCATGATCGAAGTGCGTCACGTCGACAAGACGTTCGCCGCCAAGCAGCGCAAGGCCTCGCCCGTGAGAATTCTGGACGACGTGTCGCTCTCGATCGCAGATCGCGAGTTCGTGTCGATTCTCGGGGCGAGCGGTTGCGGCAAGAGCACACTGCTGCGCATTGTGGCGGGACTGGTGCCGCACGACGGCGGCGAGGTGCGCGTGGCCGGACAGCGCGTGGCGCGTCCCGTGCCCGAGATCGGTGTGGTGTTCCAGACGAGCAATATGCTGCCCTGGCTCACCGTTCGGCAAAACCTGCTGCTGGGCACTCGTCTGCGCAAGATTCCGAAGGAAAAGAGCGAGCCTCGTGTACAGGCGCTGCTCGACATGCTGGGACTTGCACAGTTTGCCGATCATCACCCGCATGAGTTATCGGGCGGCATGCGCCAGCGCGCGTCGATCGGTCAGATTCTGGCGCTCGAGCCGAAGGTACTGCTCATGGACGAGCCCTTCGGTGCGCTCGATGCGCTCACGCGCGACAACCTGAACGTCGAACTGCTGCGCATCTGGCAGGAGCACCGGCAGACAGTGTTGCTGGTGACGCACAGTATCGAGGAAGCCGTGTTCCTCTCCGACAGGGTGATCGTGATGTCGGCGCGGCCGGGGAAAATTCAGCAAGAAGTCGTCATCGACCTGCCGAGACCGCGTTCGCCACAGACGATCAAGCAGCATCCGCGTTACGCCGGGTACATTGCGCAGCTCTCGCAGTTGATGGGGGTCTACTGA
- a CDS encoding alpha/beta hydrolase, giving the protein MRTLGPRWADDIAAGRRVVLETYTPLLAEMPGDGYTVVRDLAYGPHARHRLDVYRPDSTRHAPAPVVVFVHGGGFVRGDMNANAQIYGNLPRYFARHGCVAVNVEYRLAPEAPFPGGAQDVGAAMRWVREHIGEYAGEGGADLTRILLIGHSAGGSHVASYLCDPRVRPAQPEVAGTVLISARLRADVLPDNPNAPGVVAYYGENPERHASDAPMAHADAMPVPVMIVVAEFENPHLDTYALEFCHRLSQRDGHAPRFCQVRDHNHTSVVAHIDSGDDSLGREILQFLHEINPSP; this is encoded by the coding sequence ATGCGCACGCTCGGCCCGCGCTGGGCCGACGACATTGCCGCCGGCCGGCGTGTTGTGCTCGAGACCTACACGCCGCTGCTGGCCGAGATGCCGGGCGATGGCTATACCGTTGTGCGCGATCTGGCCTATGGACCTCACGCGCGGCATCGGCTTGACGTCTATCGTCCCGATTCGACGCGGCACGCCCCGGCGCCGGTCGTCGTGTTCGTGCACGGCGGCGGGTTCGTGCGGGGCGACATGAACGCCAACGCGCAGATTTACGGCAACTTGCCGCGATACTTCGCGCGTCACGGCTGTGTGGCAGTGAACGTGGAGTATCGGCTGGCGCCCGAAGCCCCGTTTCCGGGCGGCGCGCAAGATGTGGGGGCTGCCATGCGATGGGTGCGCGAGCATATCGGCGAATACGCGGGTGAGGGCGGCGCCGATCTGACGCGCATTTTGCTGATCGGTCATTCGGCGGGCGGCTCGCACGTTGCGAGCTATCTTTGCGACCCACGCGTGCGGCCTGCGCAGCCAGAGGTGGCCGGCACCGTGCTGATCAGTGCGCGTTTGCGCGCAGATGTGCTGCCCGACAATCCGAACGCACCGGGTGTTGTGGCGTACTACGGCGAGAACCCTGAGCGGCACGCGTCGGACGCCCCAATGGCACATGCCGACGCCATGCCCGTGCCCGTCATGATCGTGGTTGCGGAGTTCGAGAATCCCCATCTCGATACCTACGCGCTCGAGTTCTGTCACCGGCTGTCGCAACGAGACGGCCACGCGCCGCGCTTCTGTCAGGTGCGTGACCACAACCATACGTCGGTTGTGGCGCACATCGATTCGGGCGACGACTCGCTCGGCCGCGAAATCCTGCAATTCCTGCACGAAATCAACCCATCGCCCTGA
- a CDS encoding Rrf2 family transcriptional regulator, producing MRSDSRLSRMLHVLLHMARHDAPFTSEQLAQMLRTNPVVVRRTMAGLRDAGYVRSGKGHGGGWSIACDLRDVTLLDIHRAVGGPHIFAIGVESDAPECAVERAVNAALDGALREAESILIARLGAISLADLAQNFDVLCRQHELSRHLSGATG from the coding sequence ATGAGGAGCGATAGCCGTCTTTCACGCATGTTGCACGTCTTGCTCCATATGGCGCGGCACGACGCTCCGTTCACTTCCGAGCAGCTCGCGCAGATGCTGCGCACGAACCCTGTGGTGGTCAGACGCACCATGGCAGGCCTTCGCGACGCAGGCTATGTGCGCTCCGGCAAGGGGCACGGCGGAGGATGGTCCATCGCCTGCGACCTGCGCGATGTCACACTGCTCGACATTCACCGCGCCGTGGGCGGGCCGCACATCTTCGCCATTGGTGTGGAGAGCGACGCCCCGGAATGCGCCGTCGAGCGGGCAGTAAATGCGGCGCTCGACGGGGCGTTGCGCGAGGCGGAGTCGATCCTCATCGCGCGGCTGGGAGCGATCTCGCTGGCCGACCTCGCGCAGAACTTCGATGTGCTCTGTCGGCAGCACGAGTTGTCGCGTCACTTGTCCGGTGCGACGGGCTAG
- a CDS encoding class I SAM-dependent methyltransferase, with protein MQPDTLAMFDQHAATYDQTWQAMAPLREAMQLVLDNVFATLPEAARVLCVGAGTGAEVLYLAERHPGWRFTAVEPSGPMLEVFRRKAEVQGIASRCEFHQGYLDSLPAMAPFDAATSILVSQFVTDPVERRGFFRGIAERLRRGAPLASADLACEMTSDEGRRLLDVWFEMMSVNPEARERAKGIYGSQVAVVPPEAVSELIREGGFDAPVRFFQSGLIHAWFARQALDR; from the coding sequence ATGCAACCAGACACGCTAGCGATGTTCGACCAGCACGCAGCAACGTACGATCAGACCTGGCAGGCCATGGCGCCCTTGCGCGAGGCCATGCAACTGGTGCTGGATAATGTCTTTGCAACGTTGCCGGAAGCGGCCCGTGTGCTATGCGTCGGTGCGGGCACCGGGGCGGAGGTTCTGTATCTCGCCGAACGCCACCCCGGCTGGCGCTTCACTGCCGTGGAGCCGTCCGGGCCGATGCTCGAGGTATTTCGCCGTAAGGCCGAGGTGCAAGGTATCGCATCGCGCTGCGAGTTTCATCAGGGGTATCTCGATTCGTTGCCGGCGATGGCGCCGTTCGACGCTGCGACGTCGATCCTTGTCTCCCAGTTCGTGACCGATCCGGTCGAGCGTCGGGGGTTCTTCCGCGGCATTGCGGAACGGTTGCGCCGGGGCGCCCCCCTCGCGAGCGCCGACCTGGCATGCGAGATGACGTCGGACGAAGGCCGGCGTTTGCTCGACGTCTGGTTCGAGATGATGTCGGTGAACCCGGAGGCGCGTGAGCGAGCGAAAGGGATCTATGGCTCGCAGGTTGCCGTGGTCCCACCCGAGGCAGTGAGCGAGCTAATCCGGGAGGGCGGCTTCGACGCACCGGTGCGCTTTTTCCAGAGCGGCCTCATTCATGCGTGGTTCGCGCGTCAGGCACTGGATCGTTGA
- a CDS encoding YciI family protein, whose product MYIVELTYVQSASAIDAQLEAHRQFLDTQYARGLFIASGPKQPRNGGVIIVSGKVSRDELDAILAQDPFQIHALADYRVVTFDPVKFHPQIADLR is encoded by the coding sequence ATGTACATCGTCGAACTGACTTACGTGCAATCCGCCAGCGCCATCGACGCGCAACTCGAAGCCCACCGCCAATTCCTCGACACGCAGTACGCGCGCGGATTGTTCATTGCGTCCGGGCCGAAGCAGCCGCGCAATGGCGGCGTCATCATTGTGTCCGGCAAGGTCTCGCGCGACGAACTCGACGCAATCCTTGCACAGGACCCGTTCCAGATTCACGCGTTGGCCGACTATCGTGTCGTGACGTTCGACCCGGTCAAGTTCCATCCGCAAATCGCCGATCTGCGCTGA
- a CDS encoding GFA family protein — MSSEWLQGSCHCGAVRFEVQTPVEPASRCNCSLCRRKGALMTPAFPEANLHILSGEEDLTCYQFNTRVARHYFCKHCGIYPFHASRTSPGMWRANIGCLEGVDPYALDATVADGQTLSVVEDA; from the coding sequence ATGTCATCTGAATGGTTGCAAGGGTCCTGTCACTGCGGGGCGGTTCGCTTCGAGGTCCAGACGCCGGTCGAGCCGGCCTCGCGCTGCAATTGCAGCCTCTGCCGGCGCAAGGGGGCATTGATGACGCCGGCCTTTCCCGAGGCCAATCTGCATATCCTGTCGGGCGAGGAAGACCTGACGTGCTATCAGTTCAACACCCGCGTCGCCCGTCATTACTTCTGCAAGCATTGCGGTATCTACCCGTTTCATGCATCGCGTACGTCGCCCGGCATGTGGCGGGCGAACATCGGTTGTCTGGAGGGTGTCGATCCCTACGCACTTGACGCGACCGTGGCCGATGGCCAGACGCTTTCCGTGGTGGAAGACGCGTGA
- a CDS encoding ABC transporter permease produces the protein MKRIAQTIVFWGVLLALWEMAVTYFKVQSYLMPPPSAIFRAAWEVHPQMLADTWVTTVEVLTGFVAAVAGGLVIGVVISYSAFARRTLYPLVTALQSMPKIALAPLMIVWFGYGFASKLASTFLFAFFPVVVATMGGLASVARNLDEHFRALGASPWDTFWRLYLPAALPAFADGLKIAMPLAVIGAIVGEFIGSEEGLGHLIVFASAAARTDVMFAAILMVTLLAVVLYWVIERLARFVWWRGINV, from the coding sequence ATGAAACGCATCGCACAGACGATCGTATTTTGGGGCGTATTGCTCGCCCTGTGGGAGATGGCCGTCACGTACTTCAAAGTGCAGTCGTACCTGATGCCGCCGCCATCGGCGATCTTTCGCGCCGCGTGGGAGGTGCATCCTCAGATGCTCGCCGACACCTGGGTCACCACGGTCGAAGTGCTGACGGGCTTCGTGGCGGCGGTCGCGGGTGGTCTGGTGATCGGTGTGGTCATCAGCTACAGCGCATTTGCCCGCCGCACGCTTTATCCGCTTGTCACGGCATTGCAAAGCATGCCGAAGATCGCACTTGCGCCGCTGATGATCGTGTGGTTCGGGTACGGCTTTGCTTCGAAGCTGGCCTCGACCTTCCTGTTCGCGTTTTTCCCGGTGGTGGTGGCAACGATGGGCGGTCTCGCCTCCGTTGCCCGCAATCTCGACGAGCACTTCCGTGCGCTCGGCGCGAGTCCGTGGGACACCTTCTGGCGTCTGTACCTGCCGGCGGCGCTGCCGGCGTTTGCCGACGGACTCAAGATTGCCATGCCGCTCGCAGTGATCGGCGCCATCGTTGGCGAGTTCATTGGATCGGAAGAAGGGCTGGGGCACCTGATCGTGTTCGCGTCGGCGGCTGCACGGACCGACGTGATGTTCGCCGCCATTCTCATGGTGACGCTCCTGGCCGTGGTGCTCTACTGGGTCATCGAACGTTTGGCGCGCTTTGTCTGGTGGCGAGGGATCAACGTATGA
- a CDS encoding NAD(P)/FAD-dependent oxidoreductase, with protein MSNQVTSSRPARDTFPAYQAGAGWNALLPSRSPHTKPPLARSFDVIVIGAGFTGLAAARRVAELRPDATVLVIDATTVGNGSAGRNSGFLINLPHNTGMGGHGSPVEVARKQIRLYDIGLKWLHELVTTHGIDCGWNPVGKYHAAATPDGEQRLRDTLAQYREWGVTYRELSRDALQSEIGTDYYGYGYHSDNNVFVQPAALVRGLADSLPANVRLWETEPVVSLDGNGPFTVTTATTTLSATQVIVANNGFARKLGLARDRVFTIYTYAAMTPALSTDELAKLGPAPEWGVIPANRLGTTLRKTLGGRFVVRSAYSYEKERPMSDVSAMLTDAYRRRYPQMASHKFEHVWGGVTALTRNGALYFGEIRKNLFASLGCNGAGVLKGSMFGKLLGEMACGQQSPELSDALGFERPTWLPPEPIRRVAIVSAIQYQKHRAGLER; from the coding sequence ATGTCCAATCAAGTCACTTCCTCTCGCCCCGCGCGGGATACGTTTCCCGCCTATCAGGCGGGCGCCGGCTGGAACGCGCTGCTGCCGTCGCGCAGCCCGCACACGAAGCCACCTCTGGCGCGCAGTTTCGACGTTATCGTGATCGGCGCAGGCTTCACCGGTCTGGCCGCCGCGCGTCGTGTGGCGGAACTTCGCCCGGACGCCACGGTACTCGTGATCGACGCCACGACCGTCGGCAACGGTTCGGCAGGACGCAACTCGGGCTTTCTCATCAACCTGCCGCATAACACGGGTATGGGCGGCCACGGCAGTCCGGTGGAGGTTGCGCGCAAGCAGATCCGTCTCTACGACATCGGTCTGAAGTGGCTGCATGAACTCGTCACGACGCATGGCATCGACTGTGGCTGGAATCCCGTCGGCAAGTATCACGCCGCCGCAACGCCCGACGGCGAGCAGCGATTGCGCGACACGCTCGCCCAATACCGCGAGTGGGGCGTAACGTATCGGGAACTGTCGCGCGACGCACTGCAAAGCGAAATCGGCACGGACTATTACGGCTACGGCTATCACTCGGACAATAATGTCTTCGTGCAACCCGCAGCGCTCGTGCGCGGTCTGGCCGATAGCCTGCCTGCGAATGTCCGGCTGTGGGAGACCGAACCCGTGGTATCGCTTGATGGCAACGGCCCCTTCACGGTGACGACCGCCACAACAACACTAAGTGCCACGCAGGTGATCGTCGCGAACAACGGCTTCGCTCGCAAGCTGGGACTCGCGCGCGATCGCGTATTCACGATTTACACGTACGCGGCCATGACCCCTGCGCTCTCTACCGACGAGCTTGCCAAGCTGGGGCCGGCCCCTGAGTGGGGGGTGATTCCGGCGAACCGGCTCGGCACAACGCTACGCAAAACCCTCGGCGGTCGCTTTGTGGTGCGCAGTGCGTATTCTTACGAGAAGGAGCGCCCGATGAGCGACGTCAGCGCCATGCTCACCGACGCGTATCGCCGCCGCTATCCACAAATGGCTTCGCACAAGTTCGAGCATGTCTGGGGCGGCGTGACGGCGCTGACCCGCAACGGCGCGCTGTATTTCGGCGAAATTCGCAAGAACCTGTTCGCCTCGCTTGGCTGTAATGGCGCAGGCGTGCTCAAGGGCAGCATGTTCGGCAAACTGCTCGGCGAGATGGCCTGCGGGCAACAATCGCCGGAGTTGTCCGACGCGCTGGGCTTCGAGCGGCCAACCTGGCTGCCGCCCGAGCCGATCCGCCGCGTGGCAATCGTCTCTGCAATTCAATATCAGAAGCATCGCGCCGGGCTCGAGCGCTAG